One window of the Natronomonas marina genome contains the following:
- a CDS encoding RNA polymerase subunit sigma-70 codes for MYELFDETAARVLLAIEPGDSIRRVAHHLHTPYETVRQAVNRLEDAGYLAYDGGLFVTDDRVRETARDLLAASADVSPPSIEEAYVLPQFGDWPFAFARIDAVYVWTQGGYQVGRNPDDYPIFLAVREQDIERWQSFFQRFGLPTAFERQPRDAVEGTLQIVLDPRPTLEIDHVDGYSVVPRDETVAYMREHYAQFQSALSMLDRMYDDLDVADRESEQGRS; via the coding sequence ATGTACGAACTGTTCGACGAGACAGCGGCCCGCGTCCTGCTCGCTATCGAGCCGGGCGATTCGATCCGACGAGTGGCCCACCACCTCCACACCCCGTACGAGACAGTCCGGCAGGCGGTCAACCGACTTGAGGATGCGGGCTATCTCGCCTACGACGGTGGCCTGTTCGTCACCGACGATCGCGTCCGCGAGACAGCACGCGACCTACTGGCCGCGAGTGCTGATGTGAGTCCACCATCCATCGAAGAGGCGTACGTCCTCCCGCAGTTCGGCGACTGGCCGTTCGCGTTCGCTCGGATCGATGCCGTCTACGTCTGGACGCAGGGTGGCTACCAGGTCGGTCGGAATCCCGACGACTATCCGATATTTCTTGCCGTCCGTGAACAGGACATCGAGAGGTGGCAGAGCTTTTTCCAGCGATTCGGACTTCCGACGGCGTTCGAGCGCCAACCGCGAGACGCGGTTGAGGGGACACTCCAGATCGTCCTCGATCCGCGACCCACGCTCGAAATCGACCACGTCGACGGCTACTCGGTCGTCCCTCGTGACGAGACCGTCGCCTACATGCGTGAGCACTACGCGCAGTTCCAGTCGGCGCTGTCGATGCTTGACCGGATGTACGACGATCTCGATGTGGCCGACCGCGAGTCGGAACAGGGTCGCTCGTGA
- a CDS encoding helix-turn-helix transcriptional regulator, whose amino-acid sequence MQARTPLTERQADVLALWKNGESIDEIGDTLGLPSDRVEDHWSDILDQWDRAQELCTILGPQPWDDGETRDIDAVDDTTWNLLASTARNESDEDRTRVELELYFGHWGICDPTYLFVEREIKDVDDYATETNVKRGAYVPDGLRNTIYEGVDTIDEFYLRSVLLEKSGIDPGADYAPHPEDVLDRDISRNEIEAARERVMDRVVHHTVE is encoded by the coding sequence TTGCAGGCACGCACCCCGCTCACTGAACGGCAAGCAGATGTACTTGCCCTCTGGAAAAACGGTGAATCGATTGATGAAATCGGCGACACCCTTGGGCTCCCTTCGGACAGGGTCGAAGACCACTGGTCTGACATCCTTGACCAGTGGGACCGGGCTCAAGAACTCTGTACGATTTTGGGACCGCAACCATGGGATGACGGCGAGACGCGGGACATCGACGCCGTCGACGATACGACGTGGAATCTGCTTGCCTCTACCGCGAGGAACGAGTCCGACGAAGACCGTACTCGTGTCGAACTCGAATTGTATTTCGGGCATTGGGGCATATGTGATCCTACCTACCTCTTCGTCGAACGGGAAATCAAGGATGTCGACGACTACGCGACCGAGACCAACGTGAAACGTGGAGCCTACGTACCAGATGGATTACGCAATACCATCTACGAGGGCGTAGATACGATCGACGAGTTCTACTTGCGCTCCGTATTACTGGAAAAGAGTGGTATTGACCCGGGCGCGGACTATGCGCCGCACCCGGAGGATGTGCTTGACCGAGACATCTCTCGGAACGAAATCGAGGCCGCTCGGGAGCGCGTTATGGATCGCGTCGTCCATCACACTGTCGAGTAA
- a CDS encoding type IV toxin-antitoxin system AbiEi family antitoxin domain-containing protein has product MESTNEEEAQRKSLSTRESQALSRLASENRQVITISDIADALDIPRKSAKDMAYALKEKGWLERIAHGKYLILPLAAGENAVYTAHEFVIASALVEPMYVGYWSALNHHGLTEQMSRTVYIVTTVRAQEREIHGVTYRPVSVTEQKFFGYQPTPVGSSQVNISSVEKTLVDCADHPEFCGGISELAKAMQNAVEMRCSWERVIEYLRRVGNGAATKRIVYLADQLDIDLPEYRDLVENFTTGYPLLDPTREATGTRDSTYQLRLNVTPESFLADEFS; this is encoded by the coding sequence ATGGAGTCAACAAACGAGGAAGAAGCTCAACGAAAGAGCCTGTCGACGCGCGAGTCGCAGGCACTGTCACGGCTCGCAAGCGAGAACCGGCAGGTCATCACGATTAGTGACATCGCGGACGCACTTGACATCCCGCGGAAGTCGGCGAAGGATATGGCGTATGCGCTCAAGGAGAAAGGGTGGCTTGAGCGGATCGCTCACGGGAAGTATCTCATCCTGCCGCTCGCTGCGGGCGAGAACGCGGTCTATACCGCACACGAGTTCGTAATCGCGTCAGCGCTCGTGGAGCCAATGTACGTCGGGTACTGGAGTGCGCTGAATCACCACGGGCTTACAGAGCAGATGTCCCGCACTGTGTACATCGTGACGACAGTGCGCGCCCAAGAGCGCGAAATCCACGGTGTTACGTATCGACCCGTGTCGGTCACTGAGCAGAAGTTTTTCGGCTATCAACCGACTCCGGTTGGGTCGAGCCAGGTGAACATTTCGAGTGTCGAAAAGACCCTGGTCGATTGCGCCGACCATCCGGAGTTCTGCGGAGGTATCAGCGAGCTTGCGAAGGCGATGCAGAACGCTGTTGAGATGCGATGTTCATGGGAGCGAGTCATCGAGTACCTGCGGCGTGTCGGGAACGGTGCCGCAACGAAACGAATTGTCTATCTCGCCGACCAGTTGGATATCGACCTTCCGGAGTATCGGGACCTCGTTGAGAACTTCACGACTGGATATCCACTACTTGATCCGACGAGAGAAGCGACGGGGACCCGTGACAGCACATACCAACTCCGCCTGAACGTCACCCCCGAATCGTTCCTCGCGGATGAGTTCTCATGA
- a CDS encoding toxin-antitoxin system TumE family protein, with amino-acid sequence MADGDVVLNRNFEVDAEAGTRVELFAVESSSSPGGYYYRFQYYAPEEGEQILRYDNAHDSDVGPHHRHHADEVTGIEFEGLQDHVTRFRHEVTEINARR; translated from the coding sequence ATGGCTGATGGTGATGTCGTACTCAACCGGAACTTCGAGGTTGATGCCGAGGCAGGGACACGGGTCGAATTGTTCGCTGTCGAGAGCTCCTCGTCACCGGGCGGGTACTACTACCGATTTCAGTACTACGCTCCGGAAGAGGGGGAGCAGATCCTCCGGTACGACAACGCCCACGATTCCGATGTCGGTCCGCATCACCGGCACCACGCTGACGAGGTGACCGGCATCGAGTTCGAGGGGCTCCAAGACCATGTTACCCGCTTTCGCCACGAGGTGACCGAAATCAATGCCCGACGATAA
- a CDS encoding helix-turn-helix domain-containing protein, whose protein sequence is MPDDNHTDMPAPEDMNFPDTLRVTIASAEDAFDEAVEAAGAAEDGEQRDAVVSFETAEGIRKLLTDRRLELLRSLMGRPAESITELADRLGRSYSAVHEDVEVLAEYGIVQYREAGQAKQPFVPYETIEFDVTIRAPLTGGDTEAPV, encoded by the coding sequence ATGCCCGACGATAACCACACCGACATGCCCGCACCCGAGGATATGAACTTCCCGGACACACTGCGCGTCACGATTGCCTCGGCCGAGGATGCATTCGACGAGGCGGTCGAAGCCGCCGGCGCTGCCGAGGACGGCGAGCAGCGCGACGCGGTCGTCTCGTTCGAGACTGCCGAGGGAATCCGGAAACTGCTCACGGATCGCCGACTCGAACTGCTGCGCTCGCTGATGGGTCGGCCAGCCGAGAGCATCACGGAGTTGGCCGACCGACTCGGACGCAGTTACTCGGCCGTGCACGAAGATGTTGAAGTCCTCGCTGAGTACGGGATCGTCCAGTACCGCGAGGCAGGGCAGGCGAAGCAGCCCTTCGTCCCCTACGAGACGATCGAGTTCGACGTGACAATCCGTGCGCCGCTGACGGGCGGCGACACTGAAGCCCCTGTATGA
- a CDS encoding DUF2800 domain-containing protein, producing MSFRESWSTLVEELDTLPEGATLRTPLSHKQFRTADVQEHRVIIKFLDREHDETRPLHRDQFETLYRRITDEPNGFELDRLPPDADPYPAVLSVHPRFEIDEERGVIVETDAETTSQVLDAADDTDAEATDRMEPDLDVYADALLLVDALERHDVTALQDMETDGLVNIYTLLSDVQRNANDLRQDVGDVLLSRLHHDRPVSGPFGSVQRTTRRNRSLKDEEEVLDTLAEAGIDRERVMGVDRDKVDDALAVTDLSESDVYEIEESAYVRKAEVDQDRKETRLQGLKDQLAATEGEEAAELRNEIEALEARIDELTEFKSGREFHTQAGGES from the coding sequence ATGTCCTTCCGCGAGAGTTGGTCCACGTTGGTGGAGGAACTCGATACGCTCCCTGAGGGTGCGACGCTGCGCACGCCGCTCTCGCACAAGCAGTTTCGCACTGCCGATGTCCAAGAACACCGTGTCATCATCAAGTTTCTCGACCGCGAGCATGATGAGACACGGCCGTTACACCGCGACCAGTTCGAGACGCTGTACCGACGGATCACTGACGAACCGAACGGATTCGAGCTTGATCGACTGCCGCCTGACGCCGACCCGTATCCAGCAGTCCTGAGCGTCCACCCACGCTTCGAAATCGACGAAGAAAGGGGTGTGATTGTCGAGACAGACGCGGAGACCACGAGCCAGGTACTGGACGCTGCGGATGACACCGACGCTGAGGCGACAGACCGAATGGAGCCGGACCTGGATGTCTATGCGGATGCGCTGCTGCTTGTTGACGCCCTCGAACGACACGACGTGACCGCGCTCCAAGACATGGAGACAGACGGACTCGTCAACATCTATACGCTCCTCTCGGACGTCCAACGCAACGCGAACGATCTCCGCCAGGACGTGGGCGATGTGCTTCTCAGCCGGCTGCACCACGACCGACCAGTCAGCGGTCCCTTCGGGTCCGTCCAGCGGACGACACGACGCAATCGGTCGCTGAAAGACGAGGAGGAGGTCCTGGACACGCTTGCGGAGGCCGGGATTGACCGCGAACGGGTGATGGGGGTTGACCGCGACAAGGTCGATGATGCACTCGCTGTCACGGATCTCTCCGAATCTGATGTCTACGAGATCGAAGAGTCAGCGTACGTCCGGAAGGCCGAGGTGGATCAGGACCGCAAAGAAACGCGACTACAGGGGCTCAAGGATCAACTCGCGGCGACCGAGGGCGAGGAGGCCGCCGAGCTTCGTAACGAGATCGAAGCCCTCGAAGCCCGGATCGATGAATTGACTGAATTCAAATCTGGCCGGGAGTTCCACACGCAGGCCGGCGGCGAGTCATAG
- a CDS encoding zinc ribbon domain-containing protein, with protein sequence MKLRYYADADIREHHEHVLRLLRTLHDDHGLAVEIDRIDEQHGSITEFPGEVRSATPETVYERDLKRNRALNQSIEPTPSEGFKRYGKLDIAGNVALVDDEGTVQWASTLPGYADGYGPGVEDRTAMDFLEEVATAPSNRFCVECLHLLDGDERFCPNCGAELQ encoded by the coding sequence ATGAAACTCCGATACTACGCTGACGCCGATATTCGTGAGCACCACGAGCATGTGCTCCGACTGTTGCGAACGCTCCACGATGACCATGGCCTCGCGGTGGAGATCGATCGGATCGACGAACAACACGGATCGATTACGGAGTTTCCCGGCGAGGTACGGTCTGCGACGCCAGAAACCGTCTACGAACGTGACCTCAAACGGAATCGTGCTCTGAACCAGTCCATCGAGCCGACTCCCTCAGAAGGCTTCAAACGATACGGGAAGCTCGACATCGCCGGCAACGTCGCACTCGTCGATGATGAGGGGACCGTCCAGTGGGCTTCGACGTTACCGGGGTATGCTGATGGTTATGGGCCAGGTGTCGAAGACCGAACTGCGATGGACTTCCTCGAAGAGGTTGCCACCGCACCGAGCAACCGCTTCTGTGTCGAGTGTCTTCACCTGCTGGACGGCGACGAACGCTTCTGTCCGAACTGTGGCGCAGAACTCCAGTAG
- a CDS encoding tyrosine-type recombinase/integrase, which translates to MSDSADSKVRAKVWLTPDQVEALRSACYATGAEYLQQRNEAIIAFTYDTGLRVGELVQVDVSLLRSNNSELYLPTEIQKDYPNENSPPPVTLELADDTARLLSAYLTNRWKESPALFPSRSSDRISEQGVRNMLHKVAEAAAVRPYKIDGSRGDAGDVTPHALRHGVAYRMMNEEDENTLYDVRNRLRHRSIQTTERIYDHLLKV; encoded by the coding sequence ATGAGCGATTCTGCAGATTCCAAAGTTCGTGCCAAAGTATGGCTCACGCCAGACCAAGTCGAAGCACTCCGATCGGCCTGTTACGCGACAGGTGCAGAGTATCTCCAACAACGCAACGAAGCCATCATTGCGTTCACGTACGATACCGGACTTCGAGTGGGGGAACTCGTCCAAGTGGATGTCTCACTGCTTCGGAGCAACAACTCGGAACTCTATCTGCCAACAGAGATCCAGAAAGACTACCCCAACGAGAACTCGCCACCGCCGGTAACGCTCGAACTGGCGGACGATACTGCACGATTGCTGTCGGCCTACCTCACCAATCGATGGAAGGAATCACCAGCGCTGTTCCCATCTCGTTCCTCGGACAGAATTTCAGAGCAGGGCGTCCGGAATATGCTTCACAAAGTTGCTGAAGCAGCAGCAGTGCGCCCATACAAAATTGACGGCAGTCGCGGTGATGCCGGTGACGTGACACCGCATGCGCTCCGACATGGTGTTGCCTACCGGATGATGAACGAAGAAGATGAGAACACGCTCTACGATGTCCGCAATCGGCTCCGTCACCGGAGTATCCAGACGACCGAACGGATCTATGATCACCTGCTGAAGGTCTAA